The Sulfurimonas hydrogeniphila genome includes a window with the following:
- a CDS encoding sodium-dependent bicarbonate transport family permease, translated as MNIDIILQNMLNPPVLFFFLGMLAIFLKSDLTIPQPLPKLFSLYLLIAIGLHGGHELSQSGLSTYIFKALLIAVVMSMLVPVYSFFILRMKIDVYNAIAIAATFGSISAVTFITGITYLDTIGVAHGGFMVASMALMESPAIVIGLVFAALFAKSPDAEDENTSIKEILREAFLNPSVFLLIGALAIGILTGDKGWHSMEPLFGTLFKGMLAFFLLDMGLVAARKIHELKKVGLFLIGFALIMPMVNASVAVAVAYFFGIEKGDAFLLALLSASASYIAVPAAMRLSVPEANPGIYLPLSLAVTFPFNISLGIPLYYYMITTFWG; from the coding sequence ATGAATATCGATATAATTTTACAAAATATGTTAAATCCGCCTGTTTTATTCTTTTTTTTAGGAATGCTGGCCATTTTCTTAAAATCTGATTTAACTATTCCGCAGCCATTACCTAAACTGTTTTCTCTTTATTTGCTTATAGCAATTGGTTTGCACGGCGGACATGAACTTTCCCAAAGCGGACTCAGCACATACATCTTTAAAGCACTGCTTATTGCAGTAGTTATGTCCATGCTTGTTCCTGTATACAGCTTTTTTATCTTAAGAATGAAAATAGATGTTTACAATGCCATTGCCATTGCGGCGACTTTTGGGTCTATCAGTGCTGTTACTTTTATTACGGGGATTACCTATCTTGACACCATAGGTGTTGCACATGGCGGATTTATGGTTGCTTCTATGGCGCTTATGGAGTCTCCGGCTATTGTTATAGGTCTGGTCTTTGCAGCACTCTTTGCCAAAAGTCCTGACGCAGAAGATGAAAATACAAGTATAAAAGAAATTTTGCGGGAAGCTTTTTTAAACCCTTCTGTATTTTTGCTTATAGGCGCGCTTGCCATCGGGATATTGACAGGAGACAAAGGATGGCACTCTATGGAGCCGCTTTTTGGAACGCTCTTTAAAGGGATGCTTGCATTTTTCCTTCTTGACATGGGTCTTGTTGCAGCAAGAAAAATTCATGAACTGAAAAAAGTGGGTCTGTTTTTGATAGGATTTGCACTCATCATGCCGATGGTCAACGCCTCTGTAGCTGTAGCGGTAGCCTATTTCTTCGGAATTGAAAAAGGGGATGCTTTTCTTTTGGCACTGCTCAGTGCGAGTGCCTCTTACATCGCTGTTCCGGCAGCAATGAGACTCTCTGTACCTGAAGCAAATCCGGGAATATATCTTCCGCTCAGTCTGGCAGTTACCTTCCCATTCAATATTTCATTAGGTATACCGTTGTATTATTATATGATAACAACATTTTGGGGGTAA
- a CDS encoding thioredoxin family protein, which produces MKIILSLLLVAFSLFARADLDEYAQKMGFQRDYYAALAKAKKEQRPLMLVVTKAECPWCDRLEDRTFTNPTVHKRLNKEVVVVLVYKNFDEGEYPAEKFPAPFSPRIFFVDPATQKTLLIVNGYVKADSFLQELDTLQMLWRK; this is translated from the coding sequence ATGAAAATTATACTTAGCCTGCTACTCGTAGCCTTTAGCCTTTTCGCTCGCGCTGATTTGGACGAATACGCCCAGAAAATGGGCTTTCAACGCGATTATTACGCAGCCCTTGCCAAAGCAAAAAAAGAGCAGCGTCCCCTGATGCTTGTCGTGACCAAAGCAGAATGTCCCTGGTGCGACCGTCTCGAAGACCGCACTTTTACCAATCCGACAGTGCATAAACGCTTAAACAAAGAAGTGGTTGTTGTGCTTGTATATAAGAATTTTGATGAGGGAGAATACCCTGCCGAAAAATTTCCAGCACCCTTTAGCCCCCGTATCTTTTTCGTTGACCCTGCTACGCAAAAAACACTGCTTATTGTTAACGGCTATGTCAAAGCAGACAGCTTTCTTCAAGAACTCGATACACTGCAAATGCTGTGGCGCAAATAA
- a CDS encoding HTH-like domain-containing protein, with amino-acid sequence MTKQDLASALKRMYENNLDDGPTMIRLFGIQYSEELKNCNASNKEIIEISGIDKGPSYQAEISKGIKLAKYVQIK; translated from the coding sequence ATGACAAAACAAGATTTAGCATCAGCATTAAAAAGAATGTATGAAAATAATTTAGATGATGGGCCAACAATGATAAGACTTTTTGGAATTCAATATTCAGAAGAGTTAAAAAACTGTAATGCTTCAAATAAAGAAATTATTGAAATATCGGGCATTGATAAAGGCCCTTCATATCAAGCAGAGATTAGCAAAGGTATTAAACTAGCTAAATATGTTCAAATCAAATAG
- a CDS encoding NADP-dependent isocitrate dehydrogenase, with protein MAKRTITVARGDGIGPEIMDASIRVLDAAGADVEWEHIDVGEKVYLAGNTSGITDEAWESIKKNKVLFKAPITTPQGGGYKSLNVTIRKTLGLYANVRPAISYDPFIPSRYPGMNVVTIRENEEDLYAGIEHQQTPEVTQCLKIITRPGCEKICQYAFEYAKAYGRKRITCMIKDNIMKITDGLFVKVFYETAKKYPEIQADDWIIDIGMAKLVDAPEDFDMVLMPNLYGDVATDILGLMTGSVGIAPGANVGADIAMYEAIHGSAPRHAGKNKANPSGLLLSGVMMMVQVGQPEVAEKVHNAWLKTIEDGIVTYDLARKLKAQGKEHTEVGTKEFADAVIERLGQEPSTLAPVRYDKAIQIKKPVLSNVRNEKMDLIGVDIFTRDDCDANTIGDKLVELAKDTGMALKMISNRGQKVYPNGHPETFLTDHWRCRYYAKNQGDIISNSDITDMMNRIDAAGIEVIKTENLYMLNGERAYSLGQGE; from the coding sequence ATGGCAAAAAGAACTATTACAGTAGCACGCGGAGACGGAATCGGTCCTGAGATTATGGATGCAAGTATCAGAGTACTTGATGCTGCCGGCGCAGATGTAGAGTGGGAACACATTGATGTTGGAGAGAAAGTATACCTTGCAGGAAATACTTCAGGAATTACTGATGAAGCATGGGAGTCTATCAAAAAGAACAAAGTGCTTTTCAAGGCACCTATTACAACACCTCAGGGAGGCGGATACAAAAGTTTAAATGTAACTATCCGTAAAACACTTGGTTTGTATGCGAATGTTCGTCCGGCTATCTCTTATGATCCGTTTATACCTTCAAGATACCCGGGTATGAATGTTGTCACTATTCGTGAGAATGAAGAAGATTTATATGCAGGGATAGAGCACCAGCAAACACCGGAAGTAACACAGTGTCTTAAAATCATTACAAGACCGGGTTGTGAAAAAATATGCCAGTACGCATTTGAATATGCCAAAGCATACGGCAGAAAAAGAATTACATGTATGATCAAAGACAACATCATGAAAATAACAGATGGTCTTTTTGTAAAAGTATTCTACGAAACTGCCAAAAAATACCCTGAAATTCAGGCGGATGACTGGATTATAGACATCGGTATGGCAAAACTTGTTGATGCGCCTGAAGATTTCGACATGGTGTTAATGCCTAACCTTTACGGAGATGTTGCAACAGATATACTTGGACTTATGACTGGTTCTGTCGGGATTGCACCGGGTGCGAATGTTGGTGCCGATATAGCAATGTATGAAGCAATTCACGGTTCTGCACCGCGTCATGCCGGAAAGAACAAAGCAAATCCGTCAGGTCTTTTACTCTCTGGTGTGATGATGATGGTACAGGTAGGACAGCCTGAAGTAGCTGAAAAAGTACACAATGCCTGGTTGAAAACAATAGAAGACGGTATTGTGACATATGACCTTGCCAGAAAACTCAAAGCACAGGGCAAAGAACATACAGAAGTCGGAACAAAAGAGTTCGCTGATGCTGTCATTGAAAGACTGGGACAGGAGCCATCAACACTTGCTCCTGTAAGATATGACAAAGCGATTCAGATCAAAAAACCTGTTCTGTCAAATGTAAGAAACGAAAAAATGGATCTTATCGGTGTGGATATCTTTACAAGAGATGACTGTGATGCAAATACTATCGGTGACAAACTGGTTGAGCTGGCAAAAGATACAGGTATGGCACTCAAAATGATCTCTAACCGTGGTCAGAAGGTCTACCCGAACGGTCACCCGGAAACTTTCCTGACAGACCACTGGAGATGCAGATACTATGCTAAAAACCAAGGGGATATCATAAGCAACAGTGATATTACAGATATGATGAACAGAATTGATGCAGCAGGCATAGAGGTTATCAAAACTGAAAACCTTTATATGCTTAACGGTGAACGCGCATACTCTTTAGGACAAGGCGAATAA
- a CDS encoding aminotransferase class I/II-fold pyridoxal phosphate-dependent enzyme, with protein sequence MKHGANIYKYAKQLGCSSDEIIDFSSNINLYQPQSALHVTNSTIAKYAQSNYTTLKTAIAHNYDLKKSQISLYNGATAAVYALFEALKQKKVTLYAPLYGEYEKAALQSKKDVYKINRIENIDATVAKKSIVVFVNPSTPEGSFYELATLFAYWKKQKCTVILDESFLEFESHPSLRQMIQNYKKLYIVQSFSKFYSCAGVRIGAVFSNKKNITKLHPPLWNISSLDAAFLQKRLGDKTFREKSRQLHTIQKQELLDILKKCGLFEQIVQSDANFILTQSSQAEEIFSHLLRQKILVRTCGSFDYLTDRWLRFAVKDKQSHTALQNALTTYPGENQ encoded by the coding sequence ATGAAACACGGTGCCAATATATATAAATATGCAAAACAACTCGGATGCAGCAGTGATGAGATTATAGACTTTTCATCAAACATCAATCTTTATCAACCCCAGAGTGCTTTACATGTAACCAATAGTACCATTGCAAAATATGCCCAAAGCAATTACACAACACTCAAAACGGCCATTGCACACAATTATGATTTGAAAAAATCACAAATTTCTTTGTATAACGGAGCGACTGCCGCTGTTTATGCTTTGTTTGAGGCATTGAAACAAAAAAAAGTCACTTTGTATGCACCTCTGTACGGCGAATATGAAAAAGCGGCCCTCCAAAGCAAAAAAGATGTTTACAAAATCAACCGAATTGAAAATATCGACGCAACCGTTGCAAAAAAGTCCATTGTTGTTTTTGTCAACCCCTCTACGCCCGAAGGGAGTTTTTACGAACTTGCAACACTTTTTGCTTACTGGAAAAAGCAAAAATGTACCGTTATTTTGGACGAAAGCTTTTTGGAGTTTGAGAGTCATCCCTCTTTGCGGCAGATGATTCAAAACTATAAAAAACTCTATATCGTTCAGTCATTTTCCAAATTTTACAGCTGTGCAGGGGTGCGAATCGGTGCTGTTTTTTCAAACAAAAAAAATATCACAAAATTGCATCCGCCGCTTTGGAATATCTCTTCACTCGATGCGGCATTTTTGCAAAAACGTCTTGGCGATAAAACTTTTAGAGAAAAAAGCCGCCAACTGCATACGATACAAAAACAGGAACTGCTTGATATTCTAAAAAAATGCGGACTTTTTGAACAGATTGTCCAAAGTGATGCAAACTTCATTCTGACACAATCATCACAGGCGGAAGAAATTTTTTCTCATCTGCTCAGACAGAAGATACTCGTCAGAACCTGCGGCAGTTTTGATTATCTTACAGACAGATGGCTTCGCTTTGCCGTAAAAGACAAACAATCACATACAGCGCTGCAAAATGCACTTACAACTTACCCAGGAGAAAACCAATGA
- a CDS encoding Rap1a/Tai family immunity protein, with protein sequence MKNIILVILVAGHLQAGNLLVDGSKAWEQIENGNKNYNSLALGFYMGTISGVSASLDGKQFCIPKDISNNQLCAIVRKYIKNNPEEWNNGNWMIFSSLGQAFPCKKKK encoded by the coding sequence ATGAAAAATATAATTTTAGTTATACTTGTTGCTGGTCATTTACAAGCAGGAAATTTACTTGTTGATGGATCAAAAGCATGGGAACAAATTGAAAATGGTAATAAAAATTACAATAGTTTAGCTCTTGGATTTTACATGGGAACTATAAGTGGTGTTTCAGCATCTTTAGATGGTAAGCAATTTTGTATTCCGAAAGATATTAGCAATAATCAGCTATGTGCAATTGTAAGAAAATATATAAAAAACAATCCGGAAGAATGGAATAATGGCAATTGGATGATTTTCTCTTCTTTAGGACAAGCCTTTCCATGCAAAAAGAAAAAATGA
- a CDS encoding DUF4160 domain-containing protein: MKIVLAWVEIRKEELMADWTLAQNGELPFKIDPLK, from the coding sequence TTGAAAATTGTTTTGGCATGGGTTGAAATCCGAAAAGAAGAGTTAATGGCAGATTGGACTTTAGCTCAAAATGGTGAACTGCCATTTAAAATTGACCCTTTAAAATAG
- a CDS encoding 5'-nucleotidase — MGLNLSDTLVIGVTATALFDLSEADAVFRKKYKEDKDTAISEYRQFMLTREDQDLQDGTGMPLIKALLQLNKYKKNTDKNLLIEVVVMSRNSPETGIQVFNNIRSKKLGITRHAFTGGESVTDYLEAFDVDLFLTTDIKDAQRVRDSNTCAVALVKEPPTDIEKIPEGQVRIAFDGDAVIFDESSEIVFKAKGIEEFYKNEDSKQNEPMIEGPYASLLRKLARLQDRLPFSVEYSPVRIAIVTARNAPAEMRVIKTLRAWGVYVDEIFFLGGLDKSKILRAFKAHIFFDDQDTQLDETSHYIPSGKVPYTSDSVLNSKTKISKNIVFKQTT; from the coding sequence ATGGGATTAAATTTATCAGATACTTTAGTTATTGGAGTTACTGCTACTGCTCTTTTTGATTTAAGTGAAGCTGATGCTGTTTTTAGAAAAAAGTATAAAGAAGATAAAGATACTGCAATATCTGAATACCGTCAATTTATGCTTACAAGAGAAGACCAAGATTTACAAGATGGAACAGGTATGCCACTAATTAAAGCACTTCTTCAACTAAATAAATATAAAAAAAATACTGATAAAAATTTACTTATTGAAGTTGTAGTTATGTCTCGAAATAGTCCAGAAACTGGTATTCAAGTTTTTAACAATATAAGAAGTAAAAAACTAGGCATTACACGACATGCTTTTACAGGTGGAGAATCTGTAACAGATTATCTTGAAGCTTTTGATGTAGATTTATTTTTAACAACAGATATTAAAGATGCTCAAAGAGTACGAGATTCAAATACTTGTGCTGTTGCATTAGTAAAAGAACCACCTACAGATATAGAAAAAATACCTGAAGGACAAGTTAGAATAGCATTTGATGGTGATGCTGTAATCTTTGATGAAAGTAGTGAAATAGTTTTTAAAGCTAAAGGTATTGAAGAATTTTATAAAAATGAAGATTCAAAACAGAATGAACCAATGATAGAAGGTCCTTATGCTAGTTTACTAAGAAAACTTGCAAGATTACAAGATAGATTACCATTTAGTGTCGAATATTCTCCTGTTCGTATTGCGATTGTTACAGCTCGTAATGCTCCTGCTGAAATGAGAGTAATTAAAACACTTCGTGCATGGGGTGTTTATGTTGATGAAATATTTTTTCTTGGAGGACTTGACAAATCGAAAATATTAAGAGCGTTTAAAGCTCATATATTTTTTGATGATCAAGATACACAATTAGATGAAACTTCACATTATATTCCATCAGGAAAAGTCCCTTATACTAGTGATTCTGTATTAAATAGTAAAACAAAAATTTCTAAAAACATTGTATTCAAACAGACTACATAA
- a CDS encoding AraC family transcriptional regulator, producing MKRETLNKKTQISNDILFYIYTHIDTDINMDELAQQFNISKVYMHKIYKEVFGRNIYESIKSIRLQKASSLLLTNKYSTITQIAALCGYSSQTSFIRVFKERFSMTPTAWKKGGHKEYSQTILAESKKAIASNANYNNIEATIVNMPQIEVYYMRHNGYNDQIKQTWQKVQTWTYSNNIKDYEHIALFHDNPTVTHLEECQYVACIKVNDKSKIDYERLPKLNIAKGVYAKFDITGADGDFLHFLYWVYTEWLPNSEYETTTQPPYAIYKKNKYLSDDNHFDLSFYLSIKF from the coding sequence ATGAAGCGAGAAACACTCAATAAAAAAACACAGATATCAAATGATATACTCTTCTATATATATACACATATTGATACCGACATCAATATGGATGAGCTGGCCCAGCAGTTTAACATCAGCAAAGTCTATATGCACAAGATCTACAAAGAGGTTTTCGGAAGAAATATTTATGAAAGCATCAAATCTATCAGGTTGCAAAAAGCCTCTTCTTTGCTGCTGACAAACAAATATTCCACTATCACCCAGATAGCCGCTTTGTGCGGATACAGCTCACAGACCTCTTTCATTCGTGTTTTTAAAGAGAGATTTTCCATGACTCCTACGGCATGGAAAAAAGGCGGACACAAAGAGTACTCCCAAACTATTCTTGCAGAATCAAAAAAAGCAATCGCCTCCAATGCAAACTATAATAACATTGAAGCAACTATAGTCAATATGCCGCAAATCGAAGTTTACTATATGCGACACAACGGCTACAATGACCAAATCAAACAAACCTGGCAGAAAGTGCAGACATGGACCTACAGCAACAATATCAAAGACTACGAGCATATTGCCCTTTTTCATGACAACCCTACGGTCACACACCTTGAAGAGTGCCAGTATGTCGCCTGCATAAAAGTCAATGATAAAAGCAAAATTGATTATGAAAGACTGCCAAAACTCAACATTGCAAAAGGTGTCTATGCCAAATTTGACATTACCGGTGCCGATGGAGATTTTTTACACTTTTTATACTGGGTTTACACAGAATGGCTTCCAAACAGCGAATACGAAACAACGACCCAACCACCCTACGCAATCTACAAAAAGAACAAATATCTCTCTGATGACAATCATTTTGATTTAAGCTTTTACCTCTCAATCAAGTTTTAA
- a CDS encoding metallophosphoesterase: MSQISRRNFLKSAVVAGAMPLMAGTQTDSKKTLKFIHVTDSHMDLSDSDSVEAMQLMADFINTNYKDLDFVLFGGDNFNNNAPQDSDALKFKEIADTLHCPYYTVRGNKESFPSGDKQINLEAFKNMFCSAKELHVEGKDWLLQTKGYNILGLDSCIENHNNGVYTEETIAFAQKILDQNKPTVILNHHPYTNYWGGTEEKDIHKYVLNNTQEVQKKLFKYPNLILTLSGHKHIDSVKEIQGTRVIVTRGFVRPLDLDMYPMRYVELSGNTINEKLIYTA; this comes from the coding sequence ATGTCACAAATATCACGAAGAAACTTTTTAAAGAGTGCAGTAGTCGCCGGTGCCATGCCTTTAATGGCCGGCACCCAGACAGATTCGAAAAAAACACTGAAGTTTATACATGTAACCGATTCGCATATGGATTTGAGCGACAGTGACAGTGTCGAAGCGATGCAGCTGATGGCTGACTTTATCAACACAAACTACAAAGATTTGGATTTTGTTCTCTTTGGCGGTGACAACTTTAACAACAATGCGCCGCAAGACAGTGATGCTTTGAAGTTCAAAGAGATTGCCGATACGCTTCACTGCCCATACTACACGGTAAGAGGAAACAAAGAATCTTTTCCAAGCGGCGACAAACAGATTAATCTTGAAGCATTTAAAAACATGTTCTGCAGTGCAAAAGAGTTACATGTAGAGGGGAAAGACTGGCTGCTGCAAACAAAAGGCTACAATATTTTAGGGCTTGACAGCTGTATAGAAAACCACAACAACGGAGTCTATACAGAAGAGACAATCGCTTTTGCCCAAAAAATTCTCGACCAAAACAAACCGACGGTAATACTCAACCACCATCCCTATACAAACTACTGGGGCGGCACAGAAGAAAAAGATATTCATAAATATGTCCTGAACAACACACAAGAGGTACAAAAAAAACTTTTTAAATATCCAAACCTGATTTTGACGCTTTCAGGACACAAACATATAGACTCTGTCAAAGAGATTCAGGGGACAAGGGTTATTGTCACACGCGGATTTGTCCGTCCGCTTGACTTGGATATGTACCCGATGCGTTATGTTGAACTGAGCGGAAACACAATCAATGAAAAACTTATATATACAGCCTGA
- a CDS encoding P-II family nitrogen regulator, whose translation MKKIEVIIESVYIKRLLKVFKKHKVDGYTVIKDVEGYGGHGFQTADDVSDVLSNILVFSVCKKELLENMQKDLKKFLETYGGKCIVSDATLL comes from the coding sequence ATGAAAAAAATCGAAGTCATCATTGAGTCTGTTTACATAAAGAGACTCTTGAAAGTTTTTAAAAAGCACAAAGTAGACGGATATACTGTCATCAAAGATGTAGAAGGCTACGGGGGTCACGGTTTTCAGACAGCAGATGATGTCTCGGATGTACTGAGCAATATCCTGGTCTTCAGTGTTTGTAAAAAAGAACTGCTGGAGAACATGCAAAAAGATCTTAAAAAGTTTTTGGAGACATACGGGGGAAAATGTATTGTCAGTGATGCTACATTACTGTAG
- a CDS encoding DUF2442 domain-containing protein, which produces MYLSVKEVKPLNNYLLLLKFENQEEKIFDVKPYLNTGKFQELKDENLFKSVKVCFDSIEWDNQLDLDPELLYEKSYNKTE; this is translated from the coding sequence ATGTATTTATCAGTCAAAGAGGTAAAACCTTTAAATAATTATCTTTTATTGTTAAAATTTGAAAATCAAGAAGAGAAAATATTTGATGTAAAACCCTATCTTAACACAGGGAAGTTCCAAGAACTAAAAGATGAAAATTTGTTTAAAAGTGTAAAAGTATGCTTTGATAGTATTGAGTGGGATAACCAGTTAGATTTAGACCCAGAACTTTTATATGAAAAGTCATACAACAAAACAGAGTAG
- the cbiB gene encoding adenosylcobinamide-phosphate synthase CbiB — translation MIHNIFIALFAYLIDRKFGEFSFIKHPVIVIGEIITFFEEKFYKDSVTRGCLLVLFVLGTMSFFTVSLYLYLQLFNTFVNILISSFIASMFIAHKMLRDSVRNVLHVKNKKEAIAMLVSRDTQEMSESDVYKAAIETYAENLSDGVVAPLFYLLLFNLPGIVIYKAVNTMDSMVGYRNEKYEKFGKCAAKLDDIANFIPSRLTALLIMLLAKQKNIFAFYADGKKHESPNAGHPITAMALALHVKLGGDTSYFGKLKKKAHFGEGKTKIEKADVQNALKLL, via the coding sequence ATGATACATAATATTTTCATCGCACTCTTTGCCTACCTCATCGACAGAAAATTCGGGGAGTTCTCCTTCATAAAACATCCTGTAATCGTTATAGGAGAGATTATCACTTTTTTTGAGGAAAAATTTTACAAGGACTCTGTAACACGCGGCTGTTTGTTAGTTCTGTTTGTGCTGGGAACTATGAGTTTTTTCACTGTTTCACTCTACCTCTATCTGCAGCTTTTCAACACCTTTGTAAACATTCTCATCAGCTCCTTTATTGCCTCCATGTTTATCGCCCATAAGATGCTGCGAGACTCTGTACGGAATGTCTTACATGTAAAGAACAAAAAAGAAGCTATTGCCATGCTGGTATCACGCGACACGCAGGAGATGAGTGAAAGTGATGTCTATAAGGCAGCGATTGAGACCTATGCCGAAAATCTGAGTGACGGCGTTGTCGCCCCGCTCTTTTATCTGCTGCTGTTTAATCTGCCGGGCATTGTCATTTACAAAGCCGTTAACACAATGGACTCTATGGTCGGCTACAGAAATGAGAAATATGAAAAATTCGGCAAATGTGCGGCAAAACTTGACGATATTGCGAACTTCATTCCCTCAAGGCTGACGGCACTGCTTATTATGCTTCTTGCAAAACAAAAAAACATTTTTGCTTTTTATGCAGACGGAAAAAAGCACGAGAGCCCCAATGCAGGACATCCCATCACTGCCATGGCACTGGCTTTACATGTAAAGCTTGGCGGAGACACATCTTACTTTGGCAAACTCAAGAAAAAAGCGCATTTTGGCGAAGGCAAAACAAAAATAGAAAAAGCAGATGTGCAAAATGCTTTGAAACTTCTCTAA
- a CDS encoding cobyric acid synthase, translated as MHSLSIFGTSSDAGKSTLAFALTYLLHHRGLHVAPFKAQNVSNNSLVTDIDNGEIAIPQAFAAESIGLKTTPLFNPILLKSGGASRAHMIINGKSVGDTDVWSYYKDINRLKPIVKKAFASLQKEYDCIIAEGAGSPVELNLMSKDLSNIYVAQEFQTKIVLVADIQRGGVFASIYGVYNLLPKKLRKNVIGVIVNKFQGDMSLFDEGVQIIEKDFGIKVLGVVPFKPFNLGFEDSASLMGYTQDTSKSIIKVGVVKLPHISNFTDFEPLVADAEIELNFIESVNEAKHYDLLIIPGSKRVVDDLLWLKKRGFETLLDDKQRHVIAICGGYEMLFEQILDPEHIESEKEVTQGFGRFKGDVVFQKEKIVQKGCYNLQGVMVKGYEIHNAVAKKRAKKKKNLYGTFVHGLFESDAFRYKVFHRLNKKYKGYNFKAFKKETIADFAEHIALHVNIDAIHKALDDT; from the coding sequence ATGCACTCTCTGAGCATATTCGGCACCAGCAGTGATGCGGGCAAATCAACACTTGCCTTTGCCCTGACCTATCTTTTACATCACAGAGGTTTACATGTAGCCCCTTTCAAAGCACAGAATGTCTCGAACAATTCGCTTGTTACCGACATTGACAACGGTGAAATAGCCATTCCTCAGGCCTTTGCTGCCGAATCTATCGGGCTCAAAACTACCCCTCTTTTTAATCCCATACTCTTAAAATCAGGCGGAGCGAGCAGAGCCCACATGATTATCAACGGTAAAAGTGTCGGCGATACGGATGTCTGGAGCTATTACAAAGACATAAACCGGCTCAAACCCATCGTCAAAAAAGCATTTGCTTCTTTGCAAAAAGAGTATGACTGTATCATTGCCGAGGGGGCGGGCAGTCCGGTTGAGCTCAATCTGATGAGCAAAGACCTCTCAAACATCTATGTAGCCCAGGAATTTCAAACAAAGATAGTACTTGTCGCAGACATTCAAAGAGGCGGTGTTTTTGCCTCCATTTACGGAGTTTACAATCTTTTGCCGAAAAAACTGCGTAAAAATGTCATCGGTGTAATTGTCAATAAATTTCAGGGTGACATGTCTTTGTTTGATGAGGGGGTCCAAATCATTGAGAAAGATTTTGGCATCAAAGTTTTAGGTGTCGTTCCTTTTAAACCCTTTAATCTCGGCTTTGAAGACTCTGCTTCACTGATGGGCTACACACAGGACACTTCCAAATCCATCATAAAAGTCGGTGTTGTCAAACTTCCGCACATCAGTAACTTTACTGATTTTGAGCCTCTTGTTGCGGATGCGGAAATTGAGCTGAACTTTATTGAGAGTGTGAATGAAGCAAAACATTATGATCTGCTCATCATTCCCGGAAGCAAGCGGGTTGTCGATGATTTGCTTTGGCTGAAAAAACGCGGTTTTGAAACTCTCTTAGATGACAAACAGAGACACGTCATAGCGATCTGTGGAGGTTATGAGATGCTGTTTGAGCAAATTCTTGACCCCGAGCATATAGAATCAGAAAAAGAAGTGACACAGGGATTTGGACGTTTTAAAGGAGATGTTGTTTTTCAAAAAGAAAAAATTGTACAAAAAGGCTGTTATAACCTCCAAGGCGTTATGGTAAAAGGATATGAGATTCACAACGCTGTCGCCAAAAAACGTGCCAAAAAAAAGAAAAACCTCTACGGCACCTTTGTTCACGGGCTTTTTGAAAGCGATGCCTTTCGCTATAAAGTTTTTCACAGACTCAACAAAAAGTACAAAGGTTATAATTTTAAAGCATTTAAAAAAGAGACCATTGCCGACTTTGCCGAGCATATCGCTTTACATGTAAACATAGACGCTATCCACAAGGCACTGGATGATACATAA